The sequence GATCGTCCTGACACACGGCCATTTCGATCATATCGGCGGCATCATCGATGTTCTCAAAAAATGGCAGGTCCCAGTGTACGCCCATCCAGCCGAACACCCTTATTTAACCGGCCGGGAGCAGTACCCCGATCCGGATATAACAGTGGAAGGCGGTATGCTGGCCAAACTGTCATTCCTCTACCCGACGGATCCGATCGACATTTCGGAGTTCCTCCGTGCCCTGCCGGAAGACGGAAGTGTCCCCCCTCTTCCCGGCTGGCGCTGGATCCATACACCAGGTCATTCGGAAGGCCATATCTCCCTGTTCCGGGATGAAGATCGGGCCCTGATCGCCGGGGATGCGTTTGTGACTGTGCGGCAAGATGAGCTGTATAAGGTTCTCACCCAGGAAAAGGAATTGACGGGCCCGCCCCGTTATTTGACTCCCGATTGGGCGGCAGCCGAAGCATCGGTCCATCTGCTGACAGGTCTGAAGCCGGCCTATGCGATCACCGGGCATGGCGCTGCAGCGGAAGGCAGCTGGCTGACCGAGCACCTCGAACAGCTTGACCGGAATTTCAAGGAACTCGCTGTACCGGATCATGGAAAATATGTGGATGAATCCGACAAACCTGCAGAACAGTAATCCCCTGCTGCACTTCTTTTACGCTATACTAGCAAAAAGGAGTGCTGTTC comes from Sporosarcina trichiuri and encodes:
- a CDS encoding MBL fold metallo-hydrolase, whose translation is MERSSSTDRFQPVTSKNSGEITEVLPDLAYLTDQIVNLVFVGNPEPGNPWVLVDSGMPRSGKTVIEKAEERFGPDRPPEAIVLTHGHFDHIGGIIDVLKKWQVPVYAHPAEHPYLTGREQYPDPDITVEGGMLAKLSFLYPTDPIDISEFLRALPEDGSVPPLPGWRWIHTPGHSEGHISLFRDEDRALIAGDAFVTVRQDELYKVLTQEKELTGPPRYLTPDWAAAEASVHLLTGLKPAYAITGHGAAAEGSWLTEHLEQLDRNFKELAVPDHGKYVDESDKPAEQ